The window GGTAAAGGCCCAAAAAAGTTATTTGAATGTACTGCTGTACATTTCTTTTTTCCCACAGTTGATTGCAGGGCCCATTGTAAAATATCACGATATACAAAATCAGATAGACAAAAGGAGCGCTTCGATTCCCGGAATTGCCATGGGACTTCGGCGTTTTATAATGGGTCTGGCCAAAAAGGTGCTGATTTCCAATGTGGCTGCTGCAGCGGCAGATGCTGTCTTTAGCGCCTCTGCCGGGGAGATAAATATAGTCTCTGCCTGGATCGGGGCGGTGGCTTATATGATGCAGATTTATTATGATTTCAGCGGTTACAGTGATATGGCAATCGGGTTGGGGCATATGTTTGGGTTTACATTCCTGGAGAACTTCAGGTATCCATATGTTTCCGTAAATATCCAGGAGTTCTGGAGGAGATGGCATATCTCCCTTAGTACCTGGTTTAAGGAGTATTTATATATTCCCCTTGGAGGGAACCGCAAAGGGCGTGTGCGCACCTGCTTAAATAAGCTGATCGTGTTTTTTGCTACAGGCTTATGGCACGGGGCAAATTGGACGTTTGTGGTATGGGGACTTTTTCATGGGTTCTTCCTGCTGCTGGAAGAATGGCTTCCAGTTAAGAAGCTGCCTAGAATATTGGGGCATATCTATACCCTTTTGATCGTATGTGCTGGTTTTGTCATGTTTAGGGCGGACACGCTGGGGCAGGGTTTATATGTGATCGGGCAGATGTTTACCGGATACCACTTTGAGCATGAAGCTGTGGTTTTAGGACTGAACCAGCTGACCCCGCTCTTTGTGGCTACAATGATGGCTGCAGTTATTTTTATGTTTCCTGTGAAAGAAGTGCTGGAGAGTAAGAAGAACCGGGCAGGGAAGAATGCCAGGCAGTTTTGGGAAGGGGCAGGATATGTGGGAAGCATGGTTCTGTTGGTATTATCCGTGATGGCCTTGGCAGGCGGGACATATAACCCGTTTATTTATTTTAGGTTTTAGAAGGGATGGACATGAATAAAAAAATATTAACTGTCTATATCATCGTGGTATTTCTGCTTCTCATCCTGCCCTTTGCCGGTATGGGGGTAGCGCCCACCACACAGACTACAGAGAACAAAGAATTAAAGGAATTTCCTGTGCTTTTCAGTACTGACGGTGGTTGGAACCATAGGTTTTTGAGTGACATGGGGGAGTACTTTGAGGATCATTTTGCTTTCAGGCAGGAGTTGGTTTCCGCCAATGCCATCCTCAGGAGCAAGGTTATAAAGACCTCGCCTGAGAGCCAGGTCCTGCTGGGCAGCGGCGGATGGCTTTACTACTCGGAGACGACGGACGATTACCAGGGTACGGATATGCTTTCAGACAGGAGCCTGTATAATATTGCACATACCTTGTCCATGATGCAGGATATGACAGAGGCTCTTGGAAGTAAATTTTATTATACCGTTTCCCCAAACAAAAATTCCCTCTATGACGCACATATGCCCTATTATTATAAGAAAGGCAGTGAAAATAACCTGGACAGGCTGATGCTGTACCTGGCGGAGGAGGGGGTCAGCTATATTGACCTAAAGAGTGCATTCCTCAAAGAAGAGGAGGTTCTTTATCTGAAGCGGGATTCCCATTGGAATAACAAAGGGGCAGTGCTTGCCTATAATACTATATTGGACGCGCTGGGCAAAGAACATGAAAGCTATCTTAACATTCCCTATGAGGAAAATACAGATTACCTGGGGGATTTAAATACTATGCTGTATCCTCTGGGGGCCAAACCAGAACTTAACTATACATGGCTCAAGGAAGAAACATGGCAGTATACAAGTGAGGAGAAAGATGTGGAGGGAGACTGGATTTCCGCAGCAAATCCTCAAGGCACCGGTTCTGTCCTTATGTACAGAGATTCTTTTGGAAATACGCTGTTCCCTCTTTTTGCAGATGAGTTTGAGAATACATATTATACGAAGCTGGTTCCCTACAGCCTGGCAGACATAGTTCAGTATAAACCGGACTATGTGGTGGTGGAGAGGGTGGAGCGGCGGATTTCATCTATTATTGAGGAACCGCCCATTATGCAGGGGCCTGCTGTACAATTGAGTGCAAAAGAGACTGTAGATTCCGATACCAGTATTTCGACCCGGATGAATGGATCCTATTATATGGTGGAAGGGATTATAGATCCGGAATATATAGAAGAAAAGAGCCGGATCTATATATCTGTCTATCCGTCGGGGCAGCCTACAGGCATTGCATGGGAGGCCTATGGAACTTTGGCGGACTCAGAAGATCAAGAAAAGAGAGACTGTGGATATCAACTGTATCTGCTTGAAAAGAATATTCCGCAGGGTACAGATTTTGATATAGAGGTGATAGTTTCCGGACAAGGCGGGACCTACACAGTGCAAAAGAAAACAATCACAAACAAATAAGGAGAAGGAAAATGAAGAAGAAATTTTGGGGAATCCTGCTGGCGGCAATGTGTGTCTGTGTATTTATGGCGGGATGTACAAAGGAAGAGAAAGAGGAAAGCGCAGATAAGAAAGAAAAAAAAGAGACTGTAAAAGAAGTCCAGGAGAAAGAGTATGAGACTATCGGGAGTAAGGCCGAGGGGGCATATGAGGTTCTTATTACAAACGCGGCAGGGCAGGATATTACGGGCATAGCTGTTAAAAGTACAGATAAAACAGAATGGCCGGGGAATATGATTCCGTCAGGGAAGACATTTAAGAAGGATCAGACAGTAAGGCTGTATTATACCCCTGAGAAGGACAGCAATACAGCAGTAGCTTCTGATAAGGCGGTAAAACCTTCTTTTGATGTGAACCTGACACTTGCAGATGGAAAAACTTACCAGCTTTCTGGATTCCCTTTTGAGGACATGGAAGAGGTGTCAGTCAAAATTGCCGATGACGTTGCTTTTCTGGAGTATACAAGTAAGACTTCTAAGGAGCAGGTAAGTACGAAGGAGCAGGAACTTGGGCTGAAGGCGCAGAGAGAGCAGGAAGCGGCGGCAAGGGCAGCGGCGGAAAAAGCAGCGGCGGACACACAGGCAGCGGCAGATGCCCAGGCGCAGCGGAGGCCCAGGCAGCGGCAGCAGCAGAGAACCAGGCGGCAGCCAATGCCCAGGCAGCAGAGCCGCAGTATCAGGAATCCTACACAGAGCCAGACTACTCTCAGACTTATGAGGAGCCATATACAGAACCTGCGCCTGCGCCAGAGCAGAGTACAGAGAGCTGCCTTGGAGGTGCAGAACAGAGCACGGAAGGCTGCCTTGGAGGTGCAGAGCAGAGCACAGAAGGCTGTCTGGGAGGCGTGTAATAAAAGCGGCTGAAGGTATTGCCAAGGTGCAAGGGAGAGGGCGCCCTGCTGCATTTTTGCCAATTGGCCCACAGTTAAAAGGGCAGATACATACCGTGATAATAAAATATGAAGGATTCAATTCCGCCTATTCTAAAAGGACACTTTAGGGTAGGCGGTTTTCCATTGGATGTGACGGCAGAAAAATGAAATTTATATGTAATATCTTTGCAACTGTGCTATTTAATGCTATAATACCTTACATATGTGTAAAAAGGAGTAAATGTACTGTTTTGGTACATGATAATAATAAAGTATGTTTGGTTATGTGACGGTCTGCGAGCCTGAGCTTAAGGTAAAAGATTTAAAAAAATATAAAGCATATTACTGCGGGCTCTGCCATACGCTCAAGAAAAGGCATGGCGGACTGGGGCAGCTCACACTGACTTACGATATGACTTTTTTGATTGTCCTGCTGACCTCTCTGTATGAGCCTGAGACCACTATGATAAACTGCAGATGTAAGGTGCATCCGGTCAGGAAACAGGGGATGCTGTACAATGAGATTACATCTTATGCCGCGGATATGAATGTGGTGCTTGCCTATTACCATATGAGGGATAACTGGGCAGATGAAAAGAAAGCCAGTGGGTTGGCAGGCACCTGCGCTCTCAGGGGCAAGGTGAAGAAAGTGATGTCCAGATATCCCAAGCAGTGCCAGGCGGTCAGAAGGGAGCTTAGGGCGCTGTCGCTGTGCGAGAAGGCAGGGCAGGCAGATATTGACAAGGCGGCTGGATGCTTTGGCAGGCTGATGGCAGAGCTGTTTGCCTACCGGCAGGACCAGTGGGAAGGCCGCCTTAAAAGAATGGGGTTTTATTTAGGCAAGTATATATATATTATGGATGCCTATGAGGATTTAGAGAAGGATGTAAAAGAGGGCTGCTATAACCCGCTGAAAGAGATATCCTTAAAAGCTGGGTACGAAGACCGGTGCAGGGAAATGCTCTGTATGATGATAGCAGAGTGCAGCGCAGAGTTTGAAAAACTGCCATGCCTGGAAGATGTGGACATTATCCGCAATATATTATATGATGGTGTATGGACTAAATATCGGAAAATACAGGAACAACGCAGGAAAAGTGAGGAAGGACAGTTATGATGAAAAATCCATATGAGGTGCTGGGAGTCTCCCCCAACGCATCGGACGATGAAGTAAAAAGAGCTTACAGAGATTTGACAAGGAAATACCATCCAGATGCGAATGTTAATAATCCACTGGCAGATTTGGCTGAGGAGAAGTTCAAGGAAGTACAGGAGGCATATGATACAATTATGAAGGAGCGGGAGCAGGGCGCTTCCGGCAGTTATGGCTACGGATATGGCCAGTCTGCTGCAGGGGGATACCAGCAAGGTTCTTCATCTGGCAGTGAACAGAATGTAGAAATACAGGCCGCTTATAATTTTATCAATTCCAGGCGTTACAGGGAAGCCCTGAATCTATTGAGCCGTATGCCCAACAGGGATGCCCAGTGGTATTATCTGAGTGCAGCCGCCAATGCAGGGATCGGGAATAACATCCTTGCCAGGGACCATGCCGGGCAGGCCGTGAATATGGACCCCAATAATCCTCAGTACAGGCAGCTCTTAAATCAACTGGAGTGGAACAGCCAGCGTTACCAGAACAGTCCCTTTGGAGGCGGTTATGGGACAGGCGGAAGTTCCTGCGGGACAGGGAACCTGTGCTGTGACCTGTGGTGTGCGGATACACTATGCGAATGTATGGGAGGGGATCTTTGTTCATGCATATAAAGGCTAGGAAGATGGCTTTTGGAGGATTATTCCTCGCACTTACAATTGTGTGTATGGCACTGAGCAGTATTATAGAGACAAATACATTGTTTCTTCTTGCGGCCGCATCCTATTTTGTGGGGATTATCATCCGGGAAATGGGGTTGCGCACAGGGACTGCCTTTTATCTGGCTGCTGTTTTGTTAGGGTTCATAACAGCGCCGAATAAGTTTTATGTAGTATCATTTGCGGCTATGGGATTTTATATACTGGCTGGAGAAGCAGCCTGGAATGCGCTTGGCCGGCTGTCTGGGAAAGTGAACCGTAAAGTCCTGCTATGGATTATGAAATATTCAATATTTAATATTCTCTATATTCCGGCGGTACTATTGTTTGAACAGCTGCTTTTTGACAGAAGCCTTTCTCCGCTGTGGACAGCAGGGGTGATTGCAGCGGGACAGCCGGCGCTGTGGATATATGATATGGCATATGGATATGTACAGAACCATATATGGAATAAATTAAGGGGGCGCCTGATTTATGGGAAATAGGCATAATCCATAAATCAGACGCCTTTGCTGCGGCTTTAAACCGGGGGGATTAGTCTGCTTTACACAGACAGAGAGGATGTCCGGCGGGATCCAGCATAGTTGTGAAATTCTCTCCGCCGAATTGGGAGTTGGCCTTCACGGCGCCCAATTCCTCTGCCTTGGCAACCGCTGCCTCTACATCAGGCACAAGAAAATCAAAGTGAATTTGTTTTTGCTGCCTGCCCTCTTCTTCCGGCCATACAGGAGGTACATAATCCTCTTCCTGTACAAATACAAACATAACTCCATTTTCACTGATAACAGCCGGGTTGCCGAAAAGTTCTGTCTCTTTCCAGCCAAGAAGCCCTAGATAAAAGTCACAGAGCTTTCTGGAATCAGGGCAGTCAACAACAAGGTCTGCAAGACGTATTTCTGTTGCCATATTATGTTACCTCCTTAAAAATATTGGCGCTGCAGATTGGCCTGCCACCCGTCAGTAAGGGCAGATCCCCTCGTACAGGCCTGTTTACTTGAAGTATAGCACGAAGGGAATATCCAGGCAATAGTACAAACTAAAAGGAATCAATTATTATGAAGTTTTATTTAGCTCCCCTAGAAGGGATTACAGGTTATATTTACCGAAATGCCTATCATACATATTTTGGATGTATTGATAAATACTTTATACCATTTATCAGTCCCAACCAGTTCGGGCATTTTAGTTCAAAAGAGAAAAATAATATTCTCCCCAGGCACAATATTGGCATGTATGCGGTGCCTCAGATCCTGACGAACTCGGCGGAAGATTTTATCAGGACAGCCACAAGGCTAAAATACTATGGATATGAGGAGGTGAACCTGAATCTGGGCTGCCCCTCAAAAACTGTGGTGGCCAAAGGGAGAGGATCCGGGTTCCTGGCTTTTCCTGACAGGCTGGACAGCTTTATGGAGGAGATTTTTGAGAAGGTGGATATGCAGATATCTGTCAAGACGAGAATTGGAAAGGAAAGTGCAGAAGAATTTCCGAGGCTGATGGAAATTTATAATAAGTACCCCCTTAAAGAGCTGATTATACACCCCAGGCTGCAGAGAGATATGTACAAAAATACGCCGGACTGGTCGGTTTTTGCGGAGGCGGCGGAACAATGCAGATGTAAAGTCTGTTATAATGGGGATATTTTTACAGTGCCGGACTATGAGCGGTTTACAAAGGCATTTCCAGGGGTTGGGCGTGTCATGTTGGGAAGGGGGATCTTATGTAATCCCGGCCTTGTCCCAATGATTCGTAAGGGGGAGGTTCTGTCAAAGAACCAAATCCAGGATTTCCACGGGCAGATATATGAGGAGTATAAAACAATCTTGTACGGAGATAAGACGATTCTATTCAAAATGAAAGAGTTATGGTTTTATATGGCCCCTTTGTTTACCAACTATGAGAAGTATGCGAAAAAAATAAAGAAATCAGAGAGGCTTCCAGTATATGAGGAGACTGTAAAGGCTTTGTTTGCCGAGCAGGAATTAGTGTGTGCCTGAAAAGGCATTTCCATGTGTTAGTATGGCAGAAGCCGTATATTGGGGGCACATTTTCGAATCCTAAAAGGGCGTACCTAATGGGCGCCCTTTATATATGCCCGAAAGGGCGGGGGAGACTTATAGGATTACGAATGTCCAATAAGACACGGAAGGCCATGTTCAAACACACACTAATTTGCTCGGCTTATGGAGACTCCTTAAATTAGAATTTCATATATTCCGAGTCCCACAAGGATGAATCCTGAGAGTATGTCTGCAGTTCTGTCTGAGATATGGGGCATCTTTGTTTTTCCGATGAAATTCCCGGAATATAGGAAAATAACGGATACGGCCAGAGATAAGATGGCTGTGGGGATGAGCTTCAGGCCTGTGATGCTTGCGCCGATCCCCATGCCGAAATTATTGACTGAGAGGGCCAGCCCCAGCCATATTCCTTCTTTTAAGGTGAGAAGGGTAGTTTCTCTGGAATGAATGGCTTCATCCCAGGAAGCCAGCTCGGAAGTTTTCACCTCAGACCTCCTGAACAGGTGCCTTATATGGCTGCAAATAGCTTTTATTATATAGTATAGCCCAAGGCCGATTAAAAGTGAGCAGCCAATTGCCTGGGTGGAAGAGGCCGGCAGAAACTGTGAGATCTCTGCACCCATGAGAATGGAAACCACAGTGCCGGTCAGGGTGATCAGGCTGATGACAGTGCTTTTTAAAAGATCAATATTAGATTTTTTAATTCCATAAGACATGCCTACAATAAAGCTGTCTATATTTGCAGAGAGAGCAAATAAAAATGAGGAAAGGATATGCATAATCTGCTCCTGATATCATATGAACTGTTTGTATTCAGTATATTCAGAAGTATTTGTTGCGTTCATGGTGCATAAACTGTTAAGAGTTTATGGACTGGAGCCTGTACATGCGTAAATATTTGTTCCTTTTTAGCAGAAGGGCGCTTCTGTTACTTGTGATAATTGGGTTTTTTGGGGTCGCCTCAGATTATAGGGGGCCTGCCCTTTTAACCCAGGGGGAGATAAAGGACAATGGGGAGGAGGAAGAAAAGAGTGATGATTATATTAAATGGGTCGAATTTAATGTCACCTATGAAGCACTGGCGCAGGCCTATACATATGACACAGAAACCTATGGGGAGGAGATTCATTTAAGCTGGATCGATTTGCTGGCTTATCTGGGGGCAAAATATGGAGGGGATTTTACACAGTATAAAGAGCAGGATATGGCGGATGCCGCTGAAAAGATTCTGTCCGGGGATACAGATATGGGACAGCTGACAGCCGACATGCAGTATTACGGATATTACCGGGAAGCATATGGGGCTGTGTTGGGCGGCATGGTGGGAGAGTATGAGATCCAGGAAACGGAAGAAGGCACCCAGAAAATGGTATGGAAGAAGTACTATGGATTAAAGGCTTTTGGGCCCACGGCCAAGGGATTCCCCTATTCAGATTATGACGATTTTGGGGTTTCGCGCAGCTATGGATACCAGAGGAACCACCTGGGCCATGATATGATGGGCCAGACAGGGACTCCGATCATAGCGGCAGAGTCCGGCTATGTGTCTGTGATGGGGTGGAACCAATATGGAGGATGGCGTATTGGGATCAACAGTTTTGACGGCAGGCGGTATTATTACTATGCACACTTAAGGCAGAACGTGCCTTTTGCTGCATCTCTTGAGGAGGGGGACGTTGTCCAGGCAGGGGATGTGATCGGATATATGGGGCGGACAGGATACAGTGCTACGGAGAATGTCAATAATATAGATACCTGCCATCTTCATTTTGGGCTGCAGCTTATTTTTGATGAGAGCCAGCGGGAGGGAAACAATGAGATATGGGTAGATGTATACCCCCTTGTACGGTTTCTCTCCAGGAACCAGTCGGAGGTTCTGCGCAATGATGCAAATAAGGAATGGTACAGGAAGTACAGGATAAAAGACCCGGCTGCAGAGGCCTTTGAACATGGGATGAAAGCTGCAGAAAAGGGAGGGGACTGAGAATACAAAAGGCCTGGATTCCCAGGAAAATAGGGCCGTTGTAAAAAGTCCCCTAAACAATATGTACAAAAATACGCCTTGCATTAAGAAGGGGACTCCTCTGCAAGACGTATTTTTCATTTACGGACGTCCCCTTTCTTAAGATGCGACACTAGGCTCTATCTGTATGTAAGGGTGCGCCCTACTGACAGAATTATGCGGAACAGTCTACTGTGGCCACGCTCACAGGGGAGGCGCTTACCTCCACTGCCTGGGCGGGAGATGAAACGGAGATAACCGGGGCAGAAGGAACAAAACCAGACATCGTATTTGTGTACTGGTCTGCAATCTGCTTAAAACGGTAATCTGCCGTGGAAGGTTTGATAAAGACATCTTCCATACAGGCTGTCTGGCAGTGCTCCTGGGCCTTCCTGGCAGTGCGTTTCCGCCTGAGCTCCTCAGCTAACT of the Luxibacter massiliensis genome contains:
- a CDS encoding MBOAT family O-acyltransferase, which codes for MVFSSMVFLCVFLPTVFLLYYMVPGIRAKNILLIVFSLMFYAYGEPVYVLLMIASTLMNYIFGRCIEGSGEKGRKAWLAVTVIVNLGVLAVYKYADMFISSVDSIFGLDIPLPGIELPIGISFFTFQAMSYVIDVYRCEVKAQKSYLNVLLYISFFPQLIAGPIVKYHDIQNQIDKRSASIPGIAMGLRRFIMGLAKKVLISNVAAAAADAVFSASAGEINIVSAWIGAVAYMMQIYYDFSGYSDMAIGLGHMFGFTFLENFRYPYVSVNIQEFWRRWHISLSTWFKEYLYIPLGGNRKGRVRTCLNKLIVFFATGLWHGANWTFVVWGLFHGFFLLLEEWLPVKKLPRILGHIYTLLIVCAGFVMFRADTLGQGLYVIGQMFTGYHFEHEAVVLGLNQLTPLFVATMMAAVIFMFPVKEVLESKKNRAGKNARQFWEGAGYVGSMVLLVLSVMALAGGTYNPFIYFRF
- a CDS encoding alginate O-acetyltransferase AlgX-related protein; this translates as MNKKILTVYIIVVFLLLILPFAGMGVAPTTQTTENKELKEFPVLFSTDGGWNHRFLSDMGEYFEDHFAFRQELVSANAILRSKVIKTSPESQVLLGSGGWLYYSETTDDYQGTDMLSDRSLYNIAHTLSMMQDMTEALGSKFYYTVSPNKNSLYDAHMPYYYKKGSENNLDRLMLYLAEEGVSYIDLKSAFLKEEEVLYLKRDSHWNNKGAVLAYNTILDALGKEHESYLNIPYEENTDYLGDLNTMLYPLGAKPELNYTWLKEETWQYTSEEKDVEGDWISAANPQGTGSVLMYRDSFGNTLFPLFADEFENTYYTKLVPYSLADIVQYKPDYVVVERVERRISSIIEEPPIMQGPAVQLSAKETVDSDTSISTRMNGSYYMVEGIIDPEYIEEKSRIYISVYPSGQPTGIAWEAYGTLADSEDQEKRDCGYQLYLLEKNIPQGTDFDIEVIVSGQGGTYTVQKKTITNK
- a CDS encoding DUF5685 family protein, which codes for MFGYVTVCEPELKVKDLKKYKAYYCGLCHTLKKRHGGLGQLTLTYDMTFLIVLLTSLYEPETTMINCRCKVHPVRKQGMLYNEITSYAADMNVVLAYYHMRDNWADEKKASGLAGTCALRGKVKKVMSRYPKQCQAVRRELRALSLCEKAGQADIDKAAGCFGRLMAELFAYRQDQWEGRLKRMGFYLGKYIYIMDAYEDLEKDVKEGCYNPLKEISLKAGYEDRCREMLCMMIAECSAEFEKLPCLEDVDIIRNILYDGVWTKYRKIQEQRRKSEEGQL
- a CDS encoding J domain-containing protein, encoding MMKNPYEVLGVSPNASDDEVKRAYRDLTRKYHPDANVNNPLADLAEEKFKEVQEAYDTIMKEREQGASGSYGYGYGQSAAGGYQQGSSSGSEQNVEIQAAYNFINSRRYREALNLLSRMPNRDAQWYYLSAAANAGIGNNILARDHAGQAVNMDPNNPQYRQLLNQLEWNSQRYQNSPFGGGYGTGGSSCGTGNLCCDLWCADTLCECMGGDLCSCI
- a CDS encoding VOC family protein, giving the protein MATEIRLADLVVDCPDSRKLCDFYLGLLGWKETELFGNPAVISENGVMFVFVQEEDYVPPVWPEEEGRQQKQIHFDFLVPDVEAAVAKAEELGAVKANSQFGGENFTTMLDPAGHPLCLCKAD
- a CDS encoding tRNA dihydrouridine synthase codes for the protein MKFYLAPLEGITGYIYRNAYHTYFGCIDKYFIPFISPNQFGHFSSKEKNNILPRHNIGMYAVPQILTNSAEDFIRTATRLKYYGYEEVNLNLGCPSKTVVAKGRGSGFLAFPDRLDSFMEEIFEKVDMQISVKTRIGKESAEEFPRLMEIYNKYPLKELIIHPRLQRDMYKNTPDWSVFAEAAEQCRCKVCYNGDIFTVPDYERFTKAFPGVGRVMLGRGILCNPGLVPMIRKGEVLSKNQIQDFHGQIYEEYKTILYGDKTILFKMKELWFYMAPLFTNYEKYAKKIKKSERLPVYEETVKALFAEQELVCA
- a CDS encoding manganese efflux pump, translated to MHILSSFLFALSANIDSFIVGMSYGIKKSNIDLLKSTVISLITLTGTVVSILMGAEISQFLPASSTQAIGCSLLIGLGLYYIIKAICSHIRHLFRRSEVKTSELASWDEAIHSRETTLLTLKEGIWLGLALSVNNFGMGIGASITGLKLIPTAILSLAVSVIFLYSGNFIGKTKMPHISDRTADILSGFILVGLGIYEILI
- a CDS encoding M23 family metallopeptidase; translated protein: MRKYLFLFSRRALLLLVIIGFFGVASDYRGPALLTQGEIKDNGEEEEKSDDYIKWVEFNVTYEALAQAYTYDTETYGEEIHLSWIDLLAYLGAKYGGDFTQYKEQDMADAAEKILSGDTDMGQLTADMQYYGYYREAYGAVLGGMVGEYEIQETEEGTQKMVWKKYYGLKAFGPTAKGFPYSDYDDFGVSRSYGYQRNHLGHDMMGQTGTPIIAAESGYVSVMGWNQYGGWRIGINSFDGRRYYYYAHLRQNVPFAASLEEGDVVQAGDVIGYMGRTGYSATENVNNIDTCHLHFGLQLIFDESQREGNNEIWVDVYPLVRFLSRNQSEVLRNDANKEWYRKYRIKDPAAEAFEHGMKAAEKGGD